In the Hordeum vulgare subsp. vulgare chromosome 7H, MorexV3_pseudomolecules_assembly, whole genome shotgun sequence genome, one interval contains:
- the LOC123411800 gene encoding traB domain-containing protein isoform X1 has protein sequence MAAGPTPSTAASFRPPLPPPPPCFDYRSASLADTRATTAASNPALAELVESGALVRIPRRRFGPVPAWRPPDFAEPDEVWILGTSHLSAESADEVERVLRAIRPDNVVVELCRSRAGIMYASDAASGEPLLKSNMFSLGGTKFFGAVNRSINLGGQSALALRLLLAVFSSKISSGANRPFGEEFRAARRVSEDIGAQLVLGDRPIEITLERALKSLSWDEKTKLIISLFRGITSTTDMPQQDEKAAVSPYELYEKLSSSYPSLLQPLIHERDMFLAWSLKRSKAVNKSKTVVGVMGKGHMNGVVYALISDQGDLRFRDLVGRESSETWASSVVKGLVRDTVIGLALWALYELLQAAAYI, from the exons ATGGCAGCGGGCCCCACGCCATCCACCGCCGCGTCCTTCCGGCCGCCcctgccgcctccgccgccgtgCTTCGACTACCGGTCCGCGTCACTCGCCGACACGCGTGCCACCACAGCCGCTTCGAACCCCGCGCTGGCTGAGTTGGTCGAGTCCGGCGCACTGGTGCGCATCCCGCGGCGGCGGTTCGGGCCGGTGCCGGCGTGGCGGCCGCCGGACTTCGCTGAGCCCGACGAGGTGTGGATCCTCGGGACCTCGCACCTCTCCGCGGAGTCCGCCGATGAGGTCGAGCGCGTGCTCCGCGCCATCCGCCCCGACAACGTCGTCGTCGAACTCTGCCGGAGCAG AGCCGGGATCATGTACGCTTCCGACGCCGCCTCCGGCGAGCCGCTGTTGAAATCCAACATGTTCTCGCTCGGTGGCACCAAGTTCTTCGGAGCCGTCAACCGGAGCATCAACCTGG GTGGACAGAGTGCTCTTGCTCTGCGTTTGCTCCTAGCTGTGTTTTCGTCCAAGATTTCTTCTGGCGCGAACAGGCCGTTTGGGGAGGAG TTCCGAGCAGCTAGGAGGGTGTCTGAAGATATTGGTGCTCAGCTCGTTCTTGGGGATCGCCCCATTGAAATAACT CTTGAACGAGCTTTGAAATCCCTCAGCTGGGATGAAAAGACGAAACTCATAATCTCATTATTCCGTGGAATCACTTCAACAACCGATATGCCG CAGCAGGATGAGAAAGCTGCGGTTAGCCCATACGAGTTGTACGAGAAGCTTAGCAGCTCATATCCTTCACTGCTCCAGCCTCTCATACATGAGCGCGACATG TTCCTGGCTTGGTCCCTAAAGAGGAGCAAGGCCGTGAACAAGAGCAAGACGGTGGTTGGGGTCATGGGGAAGGGGCATATGAACGGCGTGGTGTACGCGCTGATCTCTGACCAGGGGGACCTGAGGTTCCGCGACCTCGTCGGCAGGGAATCGTCGGAGACCTGGGCTAGCTCCGTCGTCAAGGGCCTGGTCAGGGATACGGTGATAGGGCTCGCGCTTTGGGCTCTGTACGAACTGCTGCAGGCTGCCGCCTACATATAA
- the LOC123411800 gene encoding traB domain-containing protein isoform X2 — MAAGPTPSTAASFRPPLPPPPPCFDYRSASLADTRATTAASNPALAELVESGALVRIPRRRFGPVPAWRPPDFAEPDEVWILGTSHLSAESADEVERVLRAIRPDNVVVELCRSRAGIMYASDAASGEPLLKSNMFSLGGTKFFGAVNRSINLGGQSALALRLLLAVFSSKISSGANRPFGEEFRAARRVSEDIGAQLVLGDRPIEITLERALKSLSWDEKTKLIISLFRGITSTTDMPQDEKAAVSPYELYEKLSSSYPSLLQPLIHERDMFLAWSLKRSKAVNKSKTVVGVMGKGHMNGVVYALISDQGDLRFRDLVGRESSETWASSVVKGLVRDTVIGLALWALYELLQAAAYI, encoded by the exons ATGGCAGCGGGCCCCACGCCATCCACCGCCGCGTCCTTCCGGCCGCCcctgccgcctccgccgccgtgCTTCGACTACCGGTCCGCGTCACTCGCCGACACGCGTGCCACCACAGCCGCTTCGAACCCCGCGCTGGCTGAGTTGGTCGAGTCCGGCGCACTGGTGCGCATCCCGCGGCGGCGGTTCGGGCCGGTGCCGGCGTGGCGGCCGCCGGACTTCGCTGAGCCCGACGAGGTGTGGATCCTCGGGACCTCGCACCTCTCCGCGGAGTCCGCCGATGAGGTCGAGCGCGTGCTCCGCGCCATCCGCCCCGACAACGTCGTCGTCGAACTCTGCCGGAGCAG AGCCGGGATCATGTACGCTTCCGACGCCGCCTCCGGCGAGCCGCTGTTGAAATCCAACATGTTCTCGCTCGGTGGCACCAAGTTCTTCGGAGCCGTCAACCGGAGCATCAACCTGG GTGGACAGAGTGCTCTTGCTCTGCGTTTGCTCCTAGCTGTGTTTTCGTCCAAGATTTCTTCTGGCGCGAACAGGCCGTTTGGGGAGGAG TTCCGAGCAGCTAGGAGGGTGTCTGAAGATATTGGTGCTCAGCTCGTTCTTGGGGATCGCCCCATTGAAATAACT CTTGAACGAGCTTTGAAATCCCTCAGCTGGGATGAAAAGACGAAACTCATAATCTCATTATTCCGTGGAATCACTTCAACAACCGATATGCCG CAGGATGAGAAAGCTGCGGTTAGCCCATACGAGTTGTACGAGAAGCTTAGCAGCTCATATCCTTCACTGCTCCAGCCTCTCATACATGAGCGCGACATG TTCCTGGCTTGGTCCCTAAAGAGGAGCAAGGCCGTGAACAAGAGCAAGACGGTGGTTGGGGTCATGGGGAAGGGGCATATGAACGGCGTGGTGTACGCGCTGATCTCTGACCAGGGGGACCTGAGGTTCCGCGACCTCGTCGGCAGGGAATCGTCGGAGACCTGGGCTAGCTCCGTCGTCAAGGGCCTGGTCAGGGATACGGTGATAGGGCTCGCGCTTTGGGCTCTGTACGAACTGCTGCAGGCTGCCGCCTACATATAA
- the LOC123411800 gene encoding traB domain-containing protein isoform X3 has product MAAGPTPSTAASFRPPLPPPPPCFDYRSASLADTRATTAASNPALAELVESGALVRIPRRRFGPVPAWRPPDFAEPDEVWILGTSHLSAESADEVERVLRAIRPDNVVVELCRSRAGIMYASDAASGEPLLKSNMFSLGGTKFFGAVNRSINLGGQSALALRLLLAVFSSKISSGANRPFGEEFRAARRVSEDIGAQLVLGDRPIEITLERALKSLSWDEKTKLIISLFRGITSTTDMPDEKAAVSPYELYEKLSSSYPSLLQPLIHERDMFLAWSLKRSKAVNKSKTVVGVMGKGHMNGVVYALISDQGDLRFRDLVGRESSETWASSVVKGLVRDTVIGLALWALYELLQAAAYI; this is encoded by the exons ATGGCAGCGGGCCCCACGCCATCCACCGCCGCGTCCTTCCGGCCGCCcctgccgcctccgccgccgtgCTTCGACTACCGGTCCGCGTCACTCGCCGACACGCGTGCCACCACAGCCGCTTCGAACCCCGCGCTGGCTGAGTTGGTCGAGTCCGGCGCACTGGTGCGCATCCCGCGGCGGCGGTTCGGGCCGGTGCCGGCGTGGCGGCCGCCGGACTTCGCTGAGCCCGACGAGGTGTGGATCCTCGGGACCTCGCACCTCTCCGCGGAGTCCGCCGATGAGGTCGAGCGCGTGCTCCGCGCCATCCGCCCCGACAACGTCGTCGTCGAACTCTGCCGGAGCAG AGCCGGGATCATGTACGCTTCCGACGCCGCCTCCGGCGAGCCGCTGTTGAAATCCAACATGTTCTCGCTCGGTGGCACCAAGTTCTTCGGAGCCGTCAACCGGAGCATCAACCTGG GTGGACAGAGTGCTCTTGCTCTGCGTTTGCTCCTAGCTGTGTTTTCGTCCAAGATTTCTTCTGGCGCGAACAGGCCGTTTGGGGAGGAG TTCCGAGCAGCTAGGAGGGTGTCTGAAGATATTGGTGCTCAGCTCGTTCTTGGGGATCGCCCCATTGAAATAACT CTTGAACGAGCTTTGAAATCCCTCAGCTGGGATGAAAAGACGAAACTCATAATCTCATTATTCCGTGGAATCACTTCAACAACCGATATGCCG GATGAGAAAGCTGCGGTTAGCCCATACGAGTTGTACGAGAAGCTTAGCAGCTCATATCCTTCACTGCTCCAGCCTCTCATACATGAGCGCGACATG TTCCTGGCTTGGTCCCTAAAGAGGAGCAAGGCCGTGAACAAGAGCAAGACGGTGGTTGGGGTCATGGGGAAGGGGCATATGAACGGCGTGGTGTACGCGCTGATCTCTGACCAGGGGGACCTGAGGTTCCGCGACCTCGTCGGCAGGGAATCGTCGGAGACCTGGGCTAGCTCCGTCGTCAAGGGCCTGGTCAGGGATACGGTGATAGGGCTCGCGCTTTGGGCTCTGTACGAACTGCTGCAGGCTGCCGCCTACATATAA